From the genome of Anopheles merus strain MAF chromosome X, AmerM5.1, whole genome shotgun sequence, one region includes:
- the LOC121595233 gene encoding uncharacterized protein LOC121595233, whose amino-acid sequence MMMQNESTPVMTSDAGCQTTGSQFYVVNFNAPDASVENALPDSDCALERSLAINGDMIAAHFPYQMAIEPWVEGFFADIITYCTGHPVLYICPLVNEFVQQMHWLHQNVQAVAASQMQAAGEQEQAGMFVAGAPCLAPYSEDGLYYRAIIKQVDDVQDAVRVVHVDYLSEEIMPKRDICECPLELRLVPLNYACVRLAGVQANAELPSVEVYGRLQKLLAEASFYVRVIQRPDVEQGKTGLVEVELYTAIDCQTLVYQKLLDEEYLVAVPKQ is encoded by the coding sequence atgatgatgcagaaCGAGTCCACTCCGGTCATGACCTCGGATGCGGGATGCCAAACGACCGGCAGTCAATTTTATGTGGTAAATTTTAATGCTCCCGATGCTTCGGTTGAGAATGCCTTGCCAGATTCGGACTGTGCGTTGGAACGCAGCTTGGCGATAAATGGTGACATGATAGCAGCGCATTTCCCCTACCAAATGGCGATTGAACCGTGGGTGGAAGGGTTCTTTGCAGATATTATAACTTATTGTACCGGTCATCCAGTACTCTACATCTGTCCCCTTGTGAATGAATTTGTCCAGCAGATGCATTGGTTGCACCAGAACGTGCAGGCCGTGGCAGCGTCCCAGATGCAGGCAGCAGGCGAGCAGGAGCAGGCGGGTATGTTCGTGGCGGGTGCACCATGCCTTGCTCCGTACAGTGAGGACGGCTTGTACTACCGGGCAATCATCAAGCAGGTGGACGATGTGCAAGATGCCGTGCGTGTGGTGCACGTGGACTATCTCAGTGAGGAAATTATGCCGAAGAGGGATATCTGCGAGTGCCCGCTAGAATTGCGTTTGGTACCATTGAATTATGCATGTGTGCGGCTGGCGGGCGTTCAGGCAAACGCCGAACTACCCAGTGTAGAGGTTTACGGACGGCTGCAAAAGCTTCTTGCAGAAGCATCGTTTTACGTGCGAGTTATTCAGCGCCCTGACGTGGAGCAGGGTAAGACGGGTTTGGTAGAGGTAGAGCTATACACAGCAATAGACTGCCAGACGCTCGTCTACCAAAAATTATTGGACGAAGAATATTTGGTTGCTGTTCCCAAGCAGTAA